In a genomic window of Neisseria flavescens:
- the obgE gene encoding GTPase ObgE, whose translation MKFIDEAKIEVAAGKGGNGATSFRREKFVPRGGPDGGDGGKGGSVWAEADENTNTLVEYRFVKRYQAKNGEKGHGSDRYGAGADDIVLKMPIGTLIRDLDTDEIVADLTYHGQRVCLAKGGKGGLGNIHFKSSVNRAPKQSTPGEEGETHSLQLELKVLADVGLLGMPNAGKSTLITAVSAARPKIANYPFTTLHPNLGVVRIDENHSFVMADIPGLIEGAAEGAGLGHRFLKHLSRTGLLLHVVDLAPFDETANPAEEALAIINELRKYDEELYGKPRWLVLNKLDMLDEEEAQERTAAFLEAVGWDYPKPDDRFQFDTETPRLFQISALTHQGTQELVHQINQYLTEKKRLEAEKAEAEQAAVKAEIAEQQPKTDTGVFKPE comes from the coding sequence ATGAAATTTATCGACGAAGCAAAAATCGAAGTCGCCGCAGGCAAAGGCGGTAATGGCGCAACCAGTTTCCGCCGCGAAAAATTCGTACCGCGCGGCGGCCCTGACGGTGGCGACGGCGGCAAAGGCGGCAGCGTTTGGGCAGAAGCCGACGAAAACACCAACACCCTCGTCGAATACCGCTTCGTCAAACGCTACCAGGCCAAAAACGGCGAAAAAGGCCACGGCTCCGACCGCTACGGCGCAGGTGCGGACGACATCGTCCTCAAAATGCCCATCGGCACCCTTATCCGCGACCTCGACACCGATGAAATCGTTGCCGACCTCACCTACCACGGCCAGCGCGTCTGCCTCGCCAAAGGCGGCAAAGGCGGCTTGGGCAACATCCACTTCAAATCCTCCGTCAACCGTGCGCCCAAACAATCCACGCCCGGCGAAGAAGGCGAAACCCATTCCCTGCAACTCGAACTCAAAGTCCTTGCCGATGTCGGCTTATTGGGTATGCCCAACGCCGGCAAATCCACCCTGATTACCGCCGTCTCCGCCGCCCGCCCCAAAATCGCCAACTATCCCTTTACCACCCTGCATCCAAACTTGGGCGTCGTGCGCATCGACGAAAATCACAGCTTTGTCATGGCCGACATCCCCGGTCTGATTGAAGGCGCGGCAGAAGGCGCGGGTTTGGGGCATCGTTTCCTCAAACACTTATCGCGCACCGGATTATTGCTGCACGTCGTCGATTTGGCACCCTTCGACGAAACCGCCAACCCCGCCGAAGAAGCCCTCGCCATCATCAACGAGTTACGCAAATACGACGAAGAACTCTACGGCAAACCGCGCTGGCTGGTGCTGAACAAACTCGATATGCTCGACGAAGAAGAAGCCCAAGAACGTACTGCGGCTTTCCTAGAAGCCGTCGGCTGGGACTATCCGAAACCAGACGACCGCTTCCAATTCGACACGGAAACCCCGCGCCTCTTCCAAATCAGCGCGCTGACCCACCAAGGCACGCAGGAATTGGTACACCAAATCAACCAATACCTGACCGAGAAAAAACGCTTGGAAGCCGAAAAAGCAGAAGCGGAACAGGCAGCGGTAAAAGCCGAAATTGCCGAGCAGCAGCCTAAAACAGATACCGGCGTGTTTAAGCCGGAGTAA
- a CDS encoding peroxiredoxin family protein, producing the protein MKKILTLLIVATIGALLTFVLIPSNKAAPDFALPDLQGKTITNADLKDKVTLINFWFPSCPGCVSEMPKIIKTAQDYQGKNFQVLGIAQPIDPIESVHQYVKEYGLPFTVMYDADKTAAKAFGTQVYPTSILIDKNGNILKTYVGEPNFSQLYQEIDQALAQ; encoded by the coding sequence ATGAAAAAAATACTCACACTCCTCATCGTTGCCACGATTGGCGCGCTTCTCACCTTTGTCCTTATCCCCAGCAACAAAGCCGCCCCTGATTTCGCCCTACCCGACCTGCAAGGTAAAACCATTACCAACGCCGATTTAAAAGACAAGGTTACCCTCATCAACTTCTGGTTCCCCTCCTGCCCCGGTTGCGTGAGCGAAATGCCTAAAATCATCAAAACCGCCCAAGATTATCAAGGCAAAAATTTCCAAGTCCTCGGCATTGCCCAACCCATCGACCCTATCGAAAGCGTCCATCAGTACGTCAAAGAATACGGCCTTCCCTTCACCGTCATGTACGATGCCGACAAAACGGCCGCAAAAGCCTTTGGCACACAGGTTTACCCGACTTCCATCCTGATCGACAAAAACGGCAACATCCTTAAAACCTACGTTGGCGAACCCAATTTCTCCCAACTCTATCAAGAAATAGACCAAGCACTCGCCCAATAA
- a CDS encoding acyl-CoA thioesterase: MKLTVRNYHLDGYGHVNNARYLEFLEEARWTFFQEHDLLSELKGIMLVVARVDIRYRRPSLEGDVLTFTGRLKDIGTRHIILSQTATLPNGKAAIEAEVTLMPVSSESGRSISVPQTLAHAIQNLES; encoded by the coding sequence ATGAAACTGACCGTCCGCAACTACCACCTCGACGGCTACGGCCACGTCAACAATGCGCGCTATCTCGAATTTCTCGAAGAAGCGCGCTGGACGTTTTTTCAAGAGCATGACCTTCTGTCCGAACTCAAAGGCATCATGCTCGTTGTTGCACGCGTTGATATCCGCTATCGCCGCCCGTCGCTTGAAGGCGATGTTTTAACCTTTACAGGCCGTCTGAAAGACATCGGCACACGCCACATCATCCTCAGCCAAACCGCGACCCTGCCCAACGGCAAAGCTGCCATCGAAGCCGAAGTTACCCTTATGCCCGTCAGCAGCGAAAGCGGCCGCAGCATCAGCGTTCCCCAAACCTTAGCACACGCAATTCAAAATCTCGAATCATGA
- a CDS encoding MlaA family lipoprotein, producing MKKTTASLCLLISLASAPALAERNPADPYEGYNRTVSKFNDKADKYVLSPVARGYRKVTPKPVRTGVSNFFNNLRDVVSFGSNVLRLDVKRAGEDLVRVGINTTFGLGGLIDVAGAGGVPSNKNTLGDTFASWGWKNSNYFVVPLLGPSTVRDTVGNAVTTVYPVKNAVFHTSAGRWGTTGLQAINTREELLDLTDSLEGAAIDKYSYTRDLYMKVRTQQTGGTLPQSEDDNIDIDDLVDSNATSEPAAAPQTAPAEIPDTANPQTLYQTPSENP from the coding sequence ATGAAAAAAACCACCGCTTCCCTCTGCCTCCTCATCAGCCTTGCCTCCGCGCCCGCACTGGCCGAACGCAATCCGGCCGACCCTTACGAAGGCTACAACCGCACCGTTTCCAAGTTCAACGACAAAGCAGACAAATACGTCCTTTCCCCTGTCGCACGCGGCTATCGCAAAGTAACGCCCAAACCTGTGCGCACCGGCGTGAGCAACTTCTTCAACAACCTGCGCGATGTCGTCAGCTTCGGCAGCAATGTTCTGCGCCTTGACGTCAAACGCGCCGGCGAAGACCTCGTCCGCGTCGGCATCAACACCACCTTCGGCCTTGGCGGTTTAATCGACGTAGCCGGTGCAGGCGGCGTACCCAGCAATAAAAACACACTCGGCGACACCTTCGCCTCATGGGGCTGGAAAAACAGCAACTACTTCGTCGTCCCCCTGCTTGGCCCATCTACCGTACGCGATACCGTCGGCAACGCCGTTACCACCGTCTATCCGGTTAAAAACGCCGTCTTCCACACCAGTGCAGGACGTTGGGGCACAACCGGCCTGCAAGCCATCAATACCCGTGAAGAACTGCTTGACCTGACCGACAGCCTCGAAGGCGCAGCCATCGACAAATACAGCTACACACGCGACCTTTACATGAAAGTCCGCACCCAACAAACCGGCGGCACGCTCCCTCAAAGCGAAGACGACAACATCGACATCGATGACTTGGTGGACAGCAACGCCACCTCCGAGCCGGCAGCAGCACCCCAAACTGCTCCGGCAGAAATCCCCGATACAGCCAATCCCCAAACCCTGTATCAAACACCATCAGAAAATCCCTGA
- a CDS encoding STAS domain-containing protein, with product MQTEIRNGTLYISGDVTVKTLTASAFARYEQQCRLKETDSIDFSQVGKADSACVSLLLNALRRTDKKPTIQNIPDSVRALAELYEIKDWLQS from the coding sequence ATGCAAACAGAAATCCGCAACGGCACGCTCTACATCAGCGGCGACGTTACCGTCAAAACCCTGACTGCCTCCGCCTTTGCGCGCTACGAACAACAATGCCGTCTGAAAGAAACAGACAGCATAGACTTCAGCCAAGTAGGCAAAGCAGATTCCGCCTGCGTTTCCCTTCTGCTCAACGCTCTGCGCCGGACAGACAAAAAACCGACCATTCAAAACATTCCCGATTCCGTCCGCGCACTGGCCGAACTTTACGAAATCAAAGACTGGTTGCAATCATGA
- a CDS encoding MlaC/ttg2D family ABC transporter substrate-binding protein, with protein sequence MKKTSFISALSIGVLSISMAFASPADAVNQVRENSVQVLKILNSGDANTARQKAEAYAIPYFDFQRMTALAVGNPWRTATDAQKQALTKEFQTLLIRTYSGTMLKFKNAKVNIKDNPVVNKGGKEIVVRAEINVSGQKPVNMDFTTYQSGSKYRAYNVAVEGASLVTVYRNQFGETIKAKGIDGLIADLKAKNGGK encoded by the coding sequence ATGAAAAAAACTTCCTTCATCAGCGCATTGAGCATCGGCGTATTGAGCATCAGCATGGCATTTGCCTCTCCTGCCGACGCAGTCAACCAAGTCCGTGAAAACTCCGTTCAAGTGCTGAAAATCCTCAACAGCGGCGATGCCAACACCGCACGCCAAAAAGCCGAAGCTTACGCCATCCCTTACTTCGACTTCCAACGCATGACCGCTTTGGCCGTCGGCAATCCATGGCGTACTGCAACTGACGCACAAAAACAAGCGTTGACCAAAGAGTTCCAAACCCTGCTGATCCGCACCTACTCCGGCACCATGCTGAAATTCAAAAACGCCAAGGTCAACATCAAAGACAACCCGGTCGTAAACAAAGGCGGTAAAGAAATCGTTGTCCGCGCCGAAATCAACGTTTCCGGCCAAAAACCGGTCAACATGGACTTCACCACCTACCAAAGCGGCAGCAAATACCGCGCATACAATGTCGCAGTCGAAGGCGCAAGCTTGGTTACCGTATACCGCAACCAATTCGGCGAAACCATCAAAGCCAAAGGCATCGACGGCCTGATTGCCGACTTGAAAGCCAAAAACGGCGGTAAATAA
- the mlaD gene encoding outer membrane lipid asymmetry maintenance protein MlaD, translated as MKKNALEFWVGLFVLLGAAAIGFLAFRAAGGQSFGKSSQTYTVYADFSDIGGLKTNAPVKSAGVLVGRVASIQLDPKSYQAKVALNLDSQYQFSSDVSAQILTSGLLGEQYIGLQQGGDTDSLAAGDTITVTSSAMVLENLIGKFMTSFAEKNADSESAGQNEQ; from the coding sequence ATGAAAAAAAATGCTTTGGAATTTTGGGTAGGACTGTTTGTCTTACTGGGCGCGGCCGCTATCGGCTTTCTCGCCTTCCGCGCCGCCGGCGGACAATCGTTCGGCAAATCCTCTCAAACCTACACCGTCTATGCCGATTTCAGCGACATCGGTGGCTTGAAAACCAACGCTCCGGTCAAATCCGCAGGCGTGCTGGTGGGCCGCGTTGCCTCCATTCAGCTTGACCCTAAATCCTATCAGGCAAAAGTCGCCCTCAATCTGGACAGCCAATATCAGTTCAGTAGCGACGTTTCCGCACAAATCCTGACTTCAGGCTTGTTGGGCGAACAATACATCGGCCTGCAACAAGGCGGCGATACCGATTCTTTAGCGGCAGGCGACACCATTACCGTCACCAGCTCCGCCATGGTTTTGGAAAACCTTATCGGCAAATTCATGACCAGCTTTGCCGAAAAAAACGCAGACAGTGAATCTGCCGGTCAAAACGAACAATAA
- the mlaE gene encoding lipid asymmetry maintenance ABC transporter permease subunit MlaE → MNFIRSVGAKTLGFIQSLGSITLFFLHILAKSGTAFTRPRLSIRQVYFAGVLSVLIVAVSGLFVGMVLGLQGYTQLAKFKSADVLGYMVAASLLRELGPVLAAILFASSAGGAMTSEIGLMKTTEQLEAMNVMAVDPVARVVAPRFWAGVFSMPLLASIFNVAGIYGAYLVGVEWLGLDGGIFWSQMQNNITFHYDVLNGLIKSAAFGVAVTLIAVHQGFHCVSTSEGILRASTRTVVSSSLTILAVDFMLTAWMFTD, encoded by the coding sequence ATGAATTTTATCCGTTCCGTCGGGGCAAAAACCCTCGGCTTCATCCAATCGCTGGGCAGCATTACGCTGTTTTTCCTGCACATCCTGGCCAAATCAGGTACGGCGTTTACCCGTCCGCGCCTGAGCATCCGCCAGGTTTACTTTGCAGGCGTGTTGTCTGTCCTGATTGTTGCCGTGTCCGGCCTGTTTGTCGGCATGGTATTGGGCTTGCAAGGCTATACGCAGCTGGCAAAATTCAAATCCGCCGATGTTTTGGGTTATATGGTTGCCGCTTCCCTGTTGCGCGAATTGGGTCCCGTATTGGCGGCTATTCTGTTTGCCAGCAGCGCGGGCGGTGCCATGACCAGCGAAATCGGCTTGATGAAAACCACCGAGCAGCTTGAAGCAATGAACGTGATGGCGGTCGACCCTGTGGCACGCGTGGTTGCACCGCGCTTTTGGGCGGGCGTGTTTTCCATGCCTTTGCTGGCTTCGATTTTCAACGTTGCCGGCATTTACGGCGCGTATTTGGTCGGCGTCGAATGGCTGGGTTTGGACGGCGGTATTTTCTGGTCGCAAATGCAAAACAACATTACCTTCCATTACGACGTACTCAACGGCTTAATCAAATCCGCCGCTTTCGGCGTAGCCGTTACGCTGATCGCCGTACATCAGGGCTTCCACTGCGTATCGACTTCCGAAGGTATTTTGCGCGCCAGTACACGCACCGTAGTGTCTTCCTCCCTGACTATCCTCGCTGTCGACTTCATGTTGACCGCGTGGATGTTTACCGACTAA
- a CDS encoding ABC transporter ATP-binding protein yields the protein MSSTPFIEMKDVAFAYGDRPILNNINFSIPQGNFAAVMGGSGSGKTTLMRLITGQIHPQSGKVLIEGRDLAAFSAQELYEHRRRMGVLFQHGALFTDLSVFDNIAFPMRELTDLPEAVIRDLVVLKLNAVGLRGVENLMPSELSGGMSRRVALARTIALDPEIMLYDEPFTGLDPISLGVIAHLISRANKALRSTSVMVTHDIERSLEIVDQVIFLAHGEIMFSGSPKEMRELDSPWVRQFVGGLADGPVAYRYPAQTTLKQDLLG from the coding sequence ATGAGTTCCACACCCTTCATCGAAATGAAAGACGTTGCCTTCGCATATGGCGACCGTCCTATTCTGAACAACATCAACTTCAGCATTCCACAAGGCAATTTCGCCGCCGTAATGGGTGGTTCGGGCAGCGGTAAAACCACGCTGATGCGCCTGATTACGGGTCAAATTCACCCGCAATCGGGCAAAGTGCTGATTGAAGGGCGCGATTTGGCCGCATTTTCAGCGCAGGAGCTGTACGAACACCGCCGCCGCATGGGCGTTTTATTCCAACACGGCGCATTGTTCACCGACTTATCCGTCTTCGACAACATCGCCTTCCCCATGCGCGAGCTGACGGATTTGCCCGAAGCGGTCATCCGCGATTTGGTGGTGCTGAAACTGAATGCAGTCGGTTTGCGCGGTGTTGAAAACCTGATGCCTTCGGAGCTTTCCGGCGGTATGTCGCGCCGCGTCGCCCTCGCGCGTACAATTGCGCTCGACCCTGAAATCATGTTGTATGACGAACCTTTCACCGGCCTCGACCCGATTTCGCTGGGCGTCATCGCCCACCTCATCAGCCGTGCCAACAAAGCCCTGCGCTCAACCAGCGTCATGGTAACGCATGATATTGAAAGATCATTGGAAATTGTCGATCAAGTCATTTTCTTGGCACACGGCGAAATCATGTTCTCCGGCTCGCCCAAAGAAATGCGCGAACTCGACTCGCCTTGGGTACGCCAGTTTGTCGGCGGCTTGGCAGACGGCCCTGTTGCATACCGCTATCCGGCGCAAACGACTTTAAAACAAGACTTGCTGGGCTGA
- a CDS encoding YrhB domain-containing protein, whose translation MIITYQEAKKIAVSFLSQIEQEIGMSLLIVESHVRENDDGWFFPYQSKEYLETMDINKSIIGNWPIFVSKNGEIPSIR comes from the coding sequence ATGATAATTACTTATCAAGAAGCAAAGAAAATTGCAGTATCTTTTTTAAGTCAAATAGAGCAAGAAATAGGAATGTCATTATTAATAGTTGAATCTCATGTACGAGAAAATGATGATGGGTGGTTTTTCCCATATCAGTCAAAAGAATATTTAGAAACAATGGATATAAACAAATCTATTATTGGAAATTGGCCTATATTTGTTTCGAAAAATGGAGAAATTCCTTCTATTCGTTGA
- a CDS encoding SMI1/KNR4 family protein has product MRKLSILSDEGLVPIRTIQQFAEDVGVVFPVSYVSLLSKHDHLYPKENIFNFINQYGENDERDISFLGYKQNLGYEDIYSYSCIDDEYGYAKKVIAFGISANGDYICFDYRKCNKNPCIILMYHDDFYEDENGDTKMVTSHIADSFDAFLDMLYELLD; this is encoded by the coding sequence ATATTATCAGATGAGGGATTGGTTCCAATAAGAACAATTCAACAATTTGCTGAAGATGTAGGGGTCGTTTTTCCTGTTTCATATGTATCACTTCTTAGTAAACATGATCATTTATACCCCAAAGAAAATATTTTCAATTTTATCAATCAATACGGTGAAAATGATGAAAGGGACATTTCATTTTTAGGGTATAAGCAAAATTTAGGCTATGAAGATATTTATAGCTATTCATGTATTGATGATGAATATGGGTATGCAAAAAAAGTGATTGCTTTTGGGATTTCAGCTAATGGCGATTATATCTGTTTTGATTACAGAAAATGCAATAAAAATCCATGTATCATTCTGATGTATCATGATGATTTTTATGAAGATGAGAATGGAGATACAAAAATGGTAACTAGCCATATTGCAGATAGTTTTGATGCCTTTTTAGATATGCTATATGAACTTTTAGATTAA